One genomic segment of Sorex araneus isolate mSorAra2 chromosome X, mSorAra2.pri, whole genome shotgun sequence includes these proteins:
- the LOC129400104 gene encoding C-X-C chemokine receptor type 2-like: MAELNWEFEDLQDLFKDYNHSYNTNMSDIQPDSSPCRQEFLDVNKYAVVTTYVLVFLLSLLGNALVILVIFFSQISRSVTDIYLLNLAVADLLFALTLPIWAASKAKGWVFGTPLCKLVSLLKEANFYSGILLLACISVDRYLAIVHATRTLTQKRHLVKFICLGIWTLSLVLSLPLFIFRETYKPPYSGPVCYENMGANTTKWRIVMRILPQTFGFLLPLLVMLFCYGLTVRTLFEAHMGQKHRAMRVIFAVVLVFLLCWLPYNLVLVADTLMRLGLIRETCERRNHIGRALDATEILGFLHSCLNPFIYAFIGQKFRHGLLKLLAHYGLVSKEYLAKEGRTSFAGSSTSTTL, encoded by the coding sequence ATGGCAGAACTTAACTGGGAGTTTGAGGACTTACAAGACCTCTTCAAGGACTATAATCACAGTTACAACACCAATATGTCTGATATCCAGCCAGACTCTTCCCCGTGCAGGCAAGAGTTTCTGGATGTCAACAAGTACGCCGTGGTGACCACCTACGTCCTGGTGTTCCTGCTGAGTCTGCTGGGCAACGCCCTGGTCATCCTGGTCATCTTCTTCAGCCAGATCAGCCGCTCAGTCACCGACATCTACCTGCTCAACCTGGCCGTGGCCGACCTGCTCTTCGCCCTGACCTTGCCCATCTGGGCCGCGTCCAAGGCCAAGGGCTGGGTCTTCGGCACCCCCCTGTGCAAGCTGGTCTCCCTCCTGAAGGAGGCCAACTTCTACAGCGGCATCCTCCTGCTGGCCTGCATCAGCGTGGACCGCTACCTGGCCATCGTGCACGCCACCCGCACGCTCACCCAGAAGAGGCACTTGGTCAAGTTCATCTGCCTGGGCATCTGGACCTTGTCCCTGGTCCTGTCCCTGCCGCTGTTTATCTTCCGCGAGACCTACAAGCCGCCCTACTCCGGGCCCGTGTGCTACGAGAACATGGGGGCCAACACCACCAAGTGGCGCATAGTGATGCGGATCCTGCCCCAGACCTTCggcttcctcctgcccctgctgGTCATGCTCTTCTGCTACGGGCTCACCGTGCGCACGCTCTTCGAGGCCCACATGGGGCAGAAGCACCGCGCCATGAGGGTCATCTTCGCCGTGGTGCTGGTCTTCCTGCTCTGCTGGCTGCCTTACAACCTGGTGCTGGTGGCCGACACGCTGATGCGCCTCGGGCTCATCCGGGAGACCTGTGAGCGCCGCAACCACATTGGCCGCGCCCTGGACGCCACCGAGATCCTGGGCTTCCTGCACAGTTGCCTCAACCCCTTCATCTATGCCTTCATCGGCCAGAAGTTCCGCCACGGGCTCCTCAAGCTCCTGGCCCACTACGGCCTGGTCAGCAAGGAGTACCTGGCCAAGGAGGGCCGGACTTCCTTCGCCGGCTCCTCCACTTCCACCACCCTCTAA